A stretch of DNA from Paracoccus methylovorus:
TACATTCGCCGCCGCTCGCATCTGGAAAGCGGACTGGTGGCCGGCGCCGATCATGCCCAGAACCTTGGCCCCCTTGGGCGCCAGGTGCTTGATCGACACCGCCGAGGCTGCCGCGGTGCGCAGGGCGGTCAGCAGATTGCCGCCCACCGCCGCACTGACCCGGCCGGTATCTGGGTCGAACAGAAAGATCGTGGACTGATGGTTGATCAGGTTGTGCTTTTGGTTGTTCGGCCAGTAGCCGCCTGCCTTCAGCCCCAGCGTCAGCGCCGAAGCGTCAAAGCCGCCCTTGAAGCCGTAAAGCGCATCTTCATGGCCAATCGCCTCGCGCACGACGGGAAAGTTATAGGCCTTGCGCCGCGCCATCGAGGCAAAGATTGCCTCGATAGCCTCGAACGCCGCCTCGGGGGTCATCAGACCCGCGATTTCCTTTTCGGCAACGACAAGCATCAGTAGCCCTTTCCGCGCGCCGAGACCGGCCAGACCACTTCCACCTTGCCGTTCCGCACGCCGACATACCAGTCATGGACGTTGCAGGTCGGGTCGCAATGGCCCGGCACCAGCCGCAGCTTGTCGTTGACCTTGAGCACGGCGCCCTTGTCCTCGACCACGCCATGTTCGTCGCTGCACTTGATGTATTTGACATCGTCGCGGCCATAGACAAAGGGCAAGCCGCTATCGACCGACTGCGCCTTGAGCCCCGCATCGACCACCGCCAGATGCGGCTTGGCGTGGCTCATCACCGAGGTCAGGATGAACAGCGCGTTTTCCCATTCGCCCTGGTCGATGCGCTTGCCGTCCTGATCGTGGATGCGGCCGTAATCGGCGTCCATGAAGGCGTAAGAGCCGCATTGCAATTCGTTATAAACGTTCGAGTTCGACTCGAAATAATACGACCCCGTGCCGCCGCCCGAGACGAATTCCGGCTTGAGCCCTTCGGCCTCCAGCGCCTCGACGGCTTCGGTCACCTGCGCGATGGCGGCGTCCAGCTTGGCCTTGCGGTCCTCATAGCTGTCCATGTGCTGCATGGCGCCCTGATACGCCTGAATGCCCTTGAAGCTCAGGTTCGGGGCAGCATCGGCGGCCTTGGCGATTTCGACCACGGCTTCTTTGGTGGTCACGCCGCAGCGCCCGGCGCCGCAGTCGATCTCGACAAAGATGCCCAGTTCGGTGCCGTGCTTTTGCGCCGCCGCCGACAGATCGGCGATATTGGCCAGTTCGTCGACGCAG
This window harbors:
- the bhcC gene encoding 3-hydroxy-D-aspartate aldolase BhcC, whose product is MNAKTDFSGYEVGYDIPALPGMDENDIQTPCLILDLDALERNIKKMGDYAKAHGMRHRSHGKMHKSVDVQKLQESLGGSIGVCCQKVSEAEVFARGGIKDVLVTNEVREPAKVDRLARLPKLGATVTVCVDELANIADLSAAAQKHGTELGIFVEIDCGAGRCGVTTKEAVVEIAKAADAAPNLSFKGIQAYQGAMQHMDSYEDRKAKLDAAIAQVTEAVEALEAEGLKPEFVSGGGTGSYYFESNSNVYNELQCGSYAFMDADYGRIHDQDGKRIDQGEWENALFILTSVMSHAKPHLAVVDAGLKAQSVDSGLPFVYGRDDVKYIKCSDEHGVVEDKGAVLKVNDKLRLVPGHCDPTCNVHDWYVGVRNGKVEVVWPVSARGKGY